GTGTCGGTAAGTGCTGATGGAGTGGTGGAAATGAACGACGGTCGTCACAACGCCGACAGGGGAGGTACAAGCCCACCGCCGGCGGGGTCGGTATTCGGTGGCTGTCGATCAAGATGCGGTGTGTGACCAAGGTCGGAGGTTCTGTTGATGAGTTTAGGGTGAATGTGACGGCGAGCTCGTCGTGGTGGTCGGGTGCGTCGTCGGAGTCGGTGGAGATGGTCGGTGGGGCCTTGTCGGAGCGGAGCATGACCTGTCTGACCTCGATCGACCTCGCTGATCGGAGCCTGTCCGGTCACTCACGCGGTCGATTGGTCGGCAAGAGTGCATGGTGCGGTCGGTGCGGAAACCAGGAGATGGACGTGGACCAGGGATCCGACATGCAGTCCGCCGAGTGGACAGACGGCTCGACTTGCGTACGTCCGCAAGCCACGGCCTCGGTCAACGACCAAGAGCGGCAGCACAGGAGCTGGTTTCCAGACGGAGAAATCTTGTCTGGCGTCGCGACCAGCGGTCGCCCACCGATCAGGCAGGGCGAGGGGGAATGGTCGCGACAGGGATCGGTCGGGAAGACGTGCGATGGCAAAGACCGCTAAGGGATCGAACTGCGATCCGGCAAGCGTGGCGATCGAGAAATGGGGCGCTGGATGACGCAGCTCATGACTGATCGAGGATCCCGCCGGGCAGATGCCGGCAAGTACCAATACATGACACACGGTGTGATCTTGCGAGAAGCCTATATCGCCGTTGACCGCACCGGCTTTCGTCAGCCGCAACTGGGCTGCACGGAGAACCCCATGGTGTCCGGCCGTGAGGCGGTCGACGCCAACTGCCACCGCTGGAGGCGCCACATCGGGCGCCGGGGCTCAGGGGAGGACCCGGAATCAGCTACGCCCTGGTGGGCGGGGAGGTGGTGTGAAGCCAGTCCCTGAAAACCTACCGCAACAAGACCAAGCAAATCACCTTCTTCTTACTTTTTCTTCCAACTCGAGCACGAAAAGGCATCCCATGAAGACGTCGATCATGAACCGGATCTTGGCCAAGTCCCTCGTCGCGACGGTCGCCCTGGCGACGACCGCCGGACTCTCGTCCGCGAACGCGGCAAGCTACACCTGGAATGCATCGAAGAGCGGTATCTGGAGCGCCGGGTCCAACTGGATCGGCGACGTTGCCCCAAGCACTACCGGTGGGGAGGATCTGATCTTCGGGGGCACAGGAGGAGGTCTGCAACTCAGAACGACGACCAACAACATTTCCAGCGACTACCCGGTGAACTCAATCACCTTCAGCGGATCGACCGGATACAGGCTCACGGGGAGTTCGTTGCTTATAAATGGGAACATCGCCAACACCACGAACCGGACGCAGACGATCGAGAACAACATCACGACTGGATTCTCACCGGTGGAGATGTCGGCTGTAAGCTCTACCTCAGGGCTCTCGCTCAGTGGCACGTTCACGAACAACGCCGGCATCAATCTGACGGGGCGCATCTCGTTCACCCAGGCGATCGTTGGTAACGGTGACGTCACCCTCGGTACCACGGCGAACGTGACGCTTGGGGCGAACAGATCAGATGGCATTCGCGATCTCACCTCAGGCGGACGCTTGAACATTGGAAGTAACAACGGGACCGGCTCGATGATCCTCGACACGCGCAAAGCCAACTTTCTCTCGACTTCCACGACGACTCTCAAGGTGGGAACTGATAGCGGCGGTGCCATCATCCCTGGCTTGACTTTCGATCAGATCGTGTCGACCGGGACCGTGTGCTTCAGTGGAAATCTGACCATGGACTTCCGTCAAATGGCCATCGATCCGAACGCCCTGGAACCGTTCAACACAGCATGGAAGCTCTTCGGCGCTATGGGCTACGATGGGAACTTCACGTCGATGACCGTGATCAACGCTCCAGGCGACTACGACAACCTGAATGGTGAGTGGACGCTCGAAAACGGCTCGTGGGTCTCGAAGACTATCTCCAACGCAGCTGGCAACCAGTACTTCGCCTTCGATCAAGCGACGGGCCAGCTGGTGGTGGTGCCCGAGCCCTCGACGATCGTCTTCGGAGTCCTCGGGGTGACGATCAGCGGTGTCCACTGCATCAACAAGCGGCGTCGCAACAAGTCTGCGATCGCCGCCTGACCGTGGCCGATCGCACGGTCGTAGAGGACGGCTCGCCAGGAAGTGGATCAGGATTGAATCGGATCACGTGGGCCGTCGGTGTGTGATCGGTGGGCGACGCGACGATCGGGACTGTGATGAGGTTGGGCTTCACGAGAGTGGTCGCGACGGGCGCTGGACGGTGGTCGTGTGAATTAAAGGTGACGGTTCAAGGTTGGTGAATGGATAACTTGGCTCGGTTGAGACTTGGAAGATCGGAATCAAGAAGCCGAGCCCGTTGTCAGTGATCGTTGCCCCAGAGGACAGCCGGGCGAAGAAGTCTGTGTGTATGACGACTGAACGGACTGCGACAAGGGTGATGCAGGTGGCTTTGGCACACGATGACACCCGTCGCGAAGACGAGTTGGGTCAGCGTGCCGGAGGGATGGCGTGGGTCACGGAGGGTGACGGAGGACCTTTCGGTCGGAGGGTGCTGCGAAGTGCTCCGGTCGCAGTGAACGGGAATGGGTGTCAGGGCGGTGTGGCTGAGGGTCGTGAGGTGCTGCATCGGGCGTCAGCGTCGCGGGTCTCGGGAACGGAACGATCGTGGGCCCGGATGGCGGTGTGACGGGGTCGGAGTGGCGGGACAGCTGACCGCGGGCCAGGGAGTGGGAAGCTGTATCGAGCACTGTGCAGCGGTGTGTGACATGGGCTGGGGAAGTGATCAATGCGACGGGCTAGACACGATGGCAGTGTCAACGCTCCCCATTGTGACGAGAAGTAATCCGGATCGATCGTGTGATCACAGCACGAGAGCGGGAAGTCTTGCAAACGACAGGGGGTCCAGCAGTGCGGTGACGTTTGCCGCAGGATGGGCCTTGGTCGGTCTGGGGAAACAGGGGATTCCATACCGCGGGCTTCCGGCTCGGCTGGGGGCTGGATTTCCCTGACGCGATAGTCGCGGAGGGCAGGCCGTGCGACTGTCGTGGTGGTCGCCGCGACAGCGCGAGATATCGAACACAAGTGGATTGTCCATCTTTCAGGGAGAGGTGTGATGAGTGTCGGAACAATGACTCAGGAATTGGAAATCTCGGCTCTGGCGAGTTTCGGCCGTTACCAACTGCCTGTCACACGGGGAGATCTTTTCCTATGCGCACTGCCGATCCTTGTTTTTCTGGCGATCGTTTCGCTTGTTTAGCTCGCCCGATCAGGGTCGGTTGGCGGAAGTGGATCGGATTCGCTCGAGCTGGCACGGGTAACAACACGTCTTTATCCCAAGCCACAGTGTGATCTGGAACGAATGACAGGGGGCGCTGATGGTTGACGACGTTCACAACCGAAGGCAGAACCGGATCGTGCGGAGAGTGGCTGGTGCGATGGGTAGCGCGGGAATCGTCGGTCCAGGCCGGCCGAAGGTGTGGCAGCGCGAGGGCCTGGACTGCCCATAGACAAACTTGGTCAACGGGCATGTGTCCGTTGAACCCGGATCATGGCTCGGTCAAGAACAACCACAAGGGAGACAGCGAGATGCGTACGGACATTCTTTCAGCAAGGAGTTGGACCTTGAGTCGTGCTACCAGCCGGTGGTCGGTGCGAGTAGCTGCAGGCGCCGCGATGCTCTGCAGTGCAGCCGTCGGCTACGCCGCCCCCTACACCTGGACCGGCGCTGGCACCAACGGTCTGTGGACGAACGGAGCGAACTGGACCGGTGGCGGCCTGCCCACGAGCGGCACAAACGGGGTTTTCTATTCTGGGAGCACGAGATTGTCCGGTACGGTCGGCGGCACCTACACGCTCGACAAGCTGCAGTTCAATTCGACGGCGACCGGATCGTTCGTGATCAACGGCCTCAATGGTCCCACGATCAACATGCAGGGTGATATCGTCAATCAGTCCGGTCAGCGGCAGACGATCGGTGGGTTTGCGAATAAAGACCGTGTGAACATCAACTACGGCACGGCATCGGGCACCCGCTTGATTGACGTCGGTACCGGCACGATCGCGCTCAACGCGATCATCGCCTCGAGTCACGGAACGACGATCGAGAAGAAGGGCACGGGCACGCTCGACTTCGGTGTGGCGCTTCCAAACGCACAGGCATTCACCGGGACGCTCGCACTGACTGAGGGGACGACGAATCTTATCGCCGCCTTGCCTGGTTCCATCGCTGCGTCGAATGGGACTATTCTGAACCTCAATCCCACGGCGGGATCGAACTTCACTGTTGGATCATTGACCAACAGCGGTACGACGGTCGTCATCGGAACCACGTCCGTTTCCGGCCGTTCGGCCCTGGCGAGCAATGGGACCGTGAAGTTCTCGACGGCCAACGATGACGTCAGTCGGCTGACGTTCCTTGCCACCGTGGATCTCGGCGGGGCGTTGTTCGTCGACGTCACGCAGACCTACCCGGACGCGACCCTCGAAGCTCCGCAGCTGTTCGACCTGTTCACTTTCGCGGGCGATCCACCGACGAACGGGAGCTTCTCGACCGTGACGGCTGCTTACGGCGGCCAGACCCTGTCGTTCGCGACGGATCCGATGGACTCGAGCATCTGGATCAGCACGACGGCTCCGGATGGCCGCTACATGGTCTTCAGCCAGACGACTGGAGACCTCGTCGTGGTTCCCGAGCCCTCCACGGTGGTGTTCGCCGGGATCGGAGGTGCGTTGGCCGGCTGGCACCTGATGAAGCAGCGTCGGGCGCGCCAGCGCTCCCGGAGGGCTGCAATCGATTCGGTTACCTTGGCGCCGCTGGCGGGTGTCCGTGGGTGATCGTTCGGCGGAAGTGGTCGTTGTCGTCTGTCTTCGGTTTCTCGTGACTCTTGCAGGACGAGATGTGGTGGTGGCGAGACGGTGAAAGCGTGGCGACCGCGTGGCCGGTCGCCGTGAGATTCGTTCACCGGGGGCATGCGGGGGGATTGAAGGCGTCGCGAAGCCCCATGCAGCGAGCGGTGTCTGTCGGTAGGAACTGTCGGCAGACCTGCAAATGTCGGTGGGATGGTCGATGACGCGGGTGCTCAGACGGATGGTGACCCTGGCGGTGCTCGTTCCGCATGGAGTCCAGGGGCGATCGACAGGTGGCACTGAGGCGCGGTTCGATGGAAGGGTTGTCTGAAGTGTTGCATGGAAGCGGTGGCGTGGCTTTGAGCCGAGTCGTGCGGCTCATGAGATTCTGTGACGGGTGGTTGCCGGAATGTGTCGCCGGGGAGCGTTGTTGCTGCTGAGAGTCGTGTTGGCGGAGGGAACTCAAGCCCGGTGAAGGAACTTGTAACTGGGAGAGGCTCGGCGAGACATGGTATGGGTCAGCGACGAGACACCTTTGTTACCGATGTGTGATCCCGCGACCATGTATTGCTCAGGCGCGGGCCTGGCACATGCCGTCGTAGATCCCTGCAGTACACAGAGGGGTCCAAGAATCGAGTAGGGCGAAAAAATCAATCAGTCGACATGGTTTCACAACAAGGAGTTACGTCTTGAGTCGTGTTTTCAATCGAATGGCGGCGTGCGCCGCAACGGGGATCCTGTCCGTAGTCTGCCTGGCGTCGGTGAGCGAAGCGGCACCCTATACCTGGACCGGCGGGACGAGCGGTGCTTGGGGCACCGCGGGCAACTGGGTGAGTGGGGCGAGCAACCTCCTGCCGACGTCGGGTACGCACTCGGTCTTTTATACCGGGAGCAACCGGCTGTCCGGGACGGTCAACGGCGGCTATACCCTCGATCGACTGCAGTTCAACTCGACCGCCACCGGTTCGTACGTGATCACCGCAAGTAGTTCCGTGACGCCGGCGATCGCGATGCGCGGCGATATCATCAATCAGTCGGGCCTGCTGCAGACGATCGGCGGGACGACCAGCGCGTCGCGGTTGAAGATCGACTATGGGAGTGGCACTGCGACACGGCTGATCGACGTCAGCAGTGGCACGATCGCGTTCAACGCGGTCATTCAGTCGAGCCCGAACACCACGTTGGTGAAGCAGGGCAGTGGTTCCCTTGATCTGACCGCAGGTGGGAGCGTTCAGGCGTTGACGGGGACGCTGTCATTGGCCGCGGGAAAGACGAACCTCATCGCCGCGTTCGGGTCGGCAGTGGTCGAGACGGTGAACGGCGCGGTGGTGAACCTCAATCCAAGCAACGCGTCCAACTACTCGATCGGCTCGCTGAGCAACAGTGGCACTGCCGTGGTCGTCAACGACGTTCTCGTCAACAGTCCTTCGGTGCTGAACTCCGACGGAACCGTCGCGTTCAGGACTCTCGCGAATGATTCGGTCAGCCTGATGACGTTCACGAAGCCGGTCACGCTCGGCGGAAGCTTGTTCGTCGACGTCACGAAGACCTACCCGGACGCGACCATCGACGCTCCGCAGCTGTTCAAGCTGTTCGATTACTCCGAGGGAGCGAACGGTTCGTTCGCCACGGTGACCGCCAACTACGACGGCACGACGCTGTCATTCAGCCAAGGCGTCGATTCGGTCAATCCGGAGTTGTGGGTCAGCGGGACGGCAGCGGATGGCCAGTACATGACGTTCAACCAGTTGAGCGGCGATCTGGTGGTCGTCCCGGAGCCGTCGACGATCGCGTTCGCCGGAGTCGGGTGTGTCTTGGCCGGGTGGCAGGCGTTCAAGCAGCGGAGGCTCCGGCAGCGGGAACGGTGGGCGAGCCTCGAGGTGTGAGCACATCGATCGCCGTCACGTGATCTCATGCCGCGGGCGGCGTCCGACGCCGCCCGCGGTTTTTTCATGCGCCGGGGGACAGGGGCTGGATTGCATCGGCGTGTTCCCCGATTCAGCCTGACTGGTAGGCATGGCGCTCGAGGAGCGGAAGCGGCGCCACCGCAAGGGCCCGCTCATGGGTCGCCTCCAGAACCACCGGGGGTGCCTTTCCGGCGGTGGCTGCCTCCAGCCAGCGGGCGGCGCAGAGACACCAGCGGTCGCCCGGCTTCAACCCCGGAAACTGCCATTCCGGCCGCGGTGTCACCAGATCGTTCCCGGCGGCGACGGTGAAGGCGAGGAACTCGTCGGTCATCACCGCGCACACCGTGTGCAGGCCGGTGTCCTGCGGCCCTGTCCGGCAGCAGCCGTCACGGTGGAACCCGGTCAGCGGCGCGCGGGAGCAGGTGGCCAACGCCCCGCCGAGGACGTTGCGCTCGCGGGGTTTCGGAGCAGGTCGAACGGCAGGGTCGAAGTCGATCATTGGGTGATCCACGCGTGCCGCGGTGGCCGCCCGCGCTCCACCGGCCGGCGGTGTGGGGAGTATAGTGCGGTTGCACTTCTCGGCTCCCTGCCCACCACGGGCCCGGGGCCCTGCTCCCCCGCCTTCCCGCGCCGCGATGCTGTCCCTCCAGTCGCCGACATGCACACGCTGGCTCTCCCAGGTCGACGACGGTCTCGACGAGATCCTCGTCGACCACGCGCACTGCGAGAAGAAAGCGGCCGGAGTGGCGATGAACCTGCTGTTCGCCTACGTCGACCACGTCGAGTTGGCGCGGGAGATGTCGGCGATCGTCACCGAGGAGCTCGACCATTTCCACCAGGTGCTCGCCCTCCTCGAACGCCGCGGCATACCCTTCCGCCGGCTCGCACCGGCCAGCTACGGTCGCCGGCTGCATGAGCTCGTCCGGCGTGCCGAACCGGGCCGGGCGCTCGACCGGCTCCTCGTCGCCGGCCTGATCGAAGCCCGGAGCTGCGAGCGGTTTTCGCTGTTGGCCGAGCACGTCGCCGACGCCGGGCTGCGCGGCTTCTACCGAGGGCTGTTCGAGTCGGAGGCACGGCACCATGCGACCTACGTTCGCCTCGCCTGCCAGCGGGCACCGGAGGAAATCGTCCGCTCGCGCCTCGCGGAGCTTGCCGCCGCCGAGGCGGAGATCATCGCCCGCGGGGATCCGGTGCCGCGGATGCACAGCTGACGCCCGGCTGACGGCGCGGGCGCGGCACGGCCTGCGCGGGGAGTGTTCATGAACGACGACCGCAGCAAGCGTGCCCTCTCGCGCCGTCCCTCACTGGCCGGCTGGCTCCGTGGCCAGGTGGGGCCCGAAGAGGCGATCGCCGTCGCGGCCCTGGTGGCGATCGCCGCCTGGGGGGGCCTCGTGCTGGCCGGCCAGGGCCGCGCGCCGGTCGCGTCGTTTCCGTTGACGGGCCGGCCGGTGACGGTCGCCGATCTGCCGCTTGTGGCGCTGGTGATCGTCGGCGGCG
This portion of the Planctomycetota bacterium genome encodes:
- a CDS encoding PEP-CTERM sorting domain-containing protein, producing MCPLNPDHGSVKNNHKGDSEMRTDILSARSWTLSRATSRWSVRVAAGAAMLCSAAVGYAAPYTWTGAGTNGLWTNGANWTGGGLPTSGTNGVFYSGSTRLSGTVGGTYTLDKLQFNSTATGSFVINGLNGPTINMQGDIVNQSGQRQTIGGFANKDRVNINYGTASGTRLIDVGTGTIALNAIIASSHGTTIEKKGTGTLDFGVALPNAQAFTGTLALTEGTTNLIAALPGSIAASNGTILNLNPTAGSNFTVGSLTNSGTTVVIGTTSVSGRSALASNGTVKFSTANDDVSRLTFLATVDLGGALFVDVTQTYPDATLEAPQLFDLFTFAGDPPTNGSFSTVTAAYGGQTLSFATDPMDSSIWISTTAPDGRYMVFSQTTGDLVVVPEPSTVVFAGIGGALAGWHLMKQRRARQRSRRAAIDSVTLAPLAGVRG
- a CDS encoding DUF2237 domain-containing protein, giving the protein MIDFDPAVRPAPKPRERNVLGGALATCSRAPLTGFHRDGCCRTGPQDTGLHTVCAVMTDEFLAFTVAAGNDLVTPRPEWQFPGLKPGDRWCLCAARWLEAATAGKAPPVVLEATHERALAVAPLPLLERHAYQSG
- a CDS encoding tRNA-(ms[2]io[6]A)-hydroxylase, whose amino-acid sequence is MLSLQSPTCTRWLSQVDDGLDEILVDHAHCEKKAAGVAMNLLFAYVDHVELAREMSAIVTEELDHFHQVLALLERRGIPFRRLAPASYGRRLHELVRRAEPGRALDRLLVAGLIEARSCERFSLLAEHVADAGLRGFYRGLFESEARHHATYVRLACQRAPEEIVRSRLAELAAAEAEIIARGDPVPRMHS